A window of Brachybacterium fresconis contains these coding sequences:
- a CDS encoding NUDIX hydrolase, translated as MQVAPGKPPPVLAAGALTWREGKKGTEVLLVHRPRYDDWSIPKGKLDKGETFPAAAVREVAEETGYRVRLHRPLPASVYLLPDGRTKIVQYWCGTVRAKSAPGPVDASEIDGVAWASLDEAEHLLTRQGDQVCLAALRRYQDAEELTTVPIIVQRHGAALARKKWRKGEGTRPLNSKGRKQAQALPPLLDAFDPRSIVSSPWKRCTATVDPLARVEGLTTRTKDALTESDHEDHPSRTRAVIERVLHEAQGTVVCTHRPVLPSVIRAVREVARPSAALELPRQDPFLAAGEALVLHTTSQGEVVAIERHLPNIS; from the coding sequence ATGCAGGTCGCTCCGGGGAAACCGCCCCCCGTGCTCGCCGCCGGGGCCCTCACCTGGCGGGAGGGGAAGAAGGGGACCGAGGTGCTGCTGGTGCATCGGCCGCGCTATGACGACTGGTCGATCCCCAAGGGCAAGCTCGACAAGGGGGAGACGTTCCCGGCCGCCGCAGTGCGCGAGGTCGCCGAGGAGACGGGATATCGGGTGCGTCTGCACCGGCCGCTGCCGGCCTCCGTGTACCTGCTGCCCGACGGACGCACCAAGATCGTGCAGTACTGGTGCGGGACCGTGCGGGCGAAGTCGGCACCGGGCCCCGTGGACGCCTCGGAGATCGACGGCGTGGCATGGGCGAGCCTGGACGAGGCGGAGCATCTGCTGACCCGCCAGGGCGACCAGGTGTGCCTGGCCGCCCTGCGCCGGTACCAGGACGCCGAGGAGCTCACGACGGTGCCGATCATCGTGCAGCGCCACGGTGCGGCGCTGGCGCGCAAGAAGTGGCGCAAGGGGGAGGGGACCCGCCCGTTGAACTCCAAAGGACGCAAGCAGGCCCAGGCCCTGCCCCCGCTGCTGGACGCCTTCGACCCGCGCAGCATCGTGAGCAGTCCCTGGAAGCGCTGCACGGCCACGGTCGATCCGCTGGCCCGGGTCGAGGGGCTCACGACCCGCACCAAGGACGCTCTGACCGAGTCGGACCATGAGGACCATCCCTCCAGGACCCGGGCGGTCATCGAACGGGTGCTGCACGAGGCGCAGGGCACCGTGGTGTGCACGCACCGTCCGGTGCTGCCCTCCGTGATCCGGGCCGTGCGGGAGGTCGCCCGGCCCAGCGCCGCGCTCGAGCTGCCGCGCCAGGACCCGTTCCTCGCGGCCGGGGAGGCGCTGGTCCTGCACACCACCTCGCAGGGGGAGGTCGTCGCCATCGAACGCCACCTGCCCAACATCAGCTGA